One genomic window of Actinoplanes lobatus includes the following:
- a CDS encoding DUF3817 domain-containing protein: MQGALTRYRIIAWIVGVVLIVLVVVGMPLKYGPSGNPIVVETVGPFHGFLYMVYLVCSFDLARRAKWPFGRMVLVMLAGTIPFFSFWAERQVTRHWVPAAEPALSE, encoded by the coding sequence GTGCAGGGAGCCCTCACCCGTTACCGGATCATCGCCTGGATCGTCGGCGTGGTCCTGATCGTCCTCGTCGTGGTCGGCATGCCGCTCAAGTACGGCCCGTCCGGCAACCCGATCGTGGTCGAGACGGTGGGCCCGTTCCACGGCTTCCTCTACATGGTCTACCTGGTCTGCAGTTTCGACCTGGCCCGCCGCGCCAAGTGGCCGTTCGGCCGGATGGTCCTCGTCATGCTGGCCGGCACCATCCCGTTCTTCTCGTTCTGGGCCGAACGTCAGGTGACCCGGCACTGGGTCCCGGCCGCCGAACCGGCCCTGAGCGAATAG
- a CDS encoding DUF6158 family protein translates to MMEARLEQGAMVNFDIGIDPAGLADDDLFRELASLYRTRLQTLRHGPDAALENHFKRTAELETEYMARKPGREVDPDRLTQDF, encoded by the coding sequence ATGATGGAAGCGCGGTTGGAGCAGGGGGCGATGGTGAATTTCGACATCGGCATCGACCCCGCGGGCCTGGCCGACGACGACCTCTTCCGGGAGCTGGCGAGCCTCTACCGAACCCGGTTGCAGACGCTGCGGCACGGGCCGGACGCGGCACTCGAGAACCACTTCAAGCGCACTGCCGAGCTGGAGACCGAGTACATGGCGCGCAAACCGGGCCGCGAGGTCGACCCGGACCGGCTCACCCAGGACTTCTGA